The Aliivibrio fischeri genome contains a region encoding:
- a CDS encoding AraC family transcriptional regulator, with the protein MLKLFHGEDYQPIAIHLTGTPSSNQHEVESIFNCPITWNCPNTQVWFPVKDITCPRRFELPTSQIKAFTVEQAMSYMLIPQPHDILKVVFELTKYALFYGYPTLEFVADKVGMKPLTLQRRLQEQSISFTNIVHHSVCDEAITLMSTKLTMDEIARRVGYKNTASFSVAFKRMYGVTPQLYRQDYI; encoded by the coding sequence TTGCTGAAATTATTTCACGGTGAAGATTACCAACCTATCGCAATTCACTTAACTGGAACACCATCGAGCAATCAGCATGAAGTTGAATCCATTTTCAATTGTCCCATCACATGGAACTGTCCAAACACTCAAGTATGGTTCCCAGTTAAAGACATTACATGTCCAAGACGTTTTGAGCTGCCGACCTCGCAAATCAAAGCCTTTACTGTTGAACAAGCAATGAGTTACATGTTGATTCCACAACCACATGACATTTTAAAAGTCGTATTCGAACTAACCAAATACGCTTTATTTTATGGCTATCCAACTCTTGAATTTGTGGCTGACAAGGTTGGTATGAAACCTCTTACGTTACAGCGTCGCTTACAAGAACAAAGTATTTCTTTTACTAACATTGTTCACCACAGCGTTTGTGATGAGGCCATAACCTTAATGAGCACAAAGTTAACAATGGACGAGATTGCACGCCGTGTAGGTTATAAAAACACAGCCTCTTTCTCTGTTGCATTTAAACGTATGTATGGTGTAACACCACAATTATATCGACAAGACTATATTTAA
- a CDS encoding AraC family transcriptional regulator ligand-binding domain-containing protein, translated as MAKQNPIYLIRVYAAKMLIEHAMKHYGLSHSDFNMPSDLFNYELKLMPLRDFEALLCKIEDLTQDPAYTAKLSQSTNLKQFGPFVQLIASSTNLGMAIKRVNTVHNAIQSGVQVNMLLSGSIAKWRFLSQQLYLKHASMKAFLLPGLFYVC; from the coding sequence ATGGCTAAACAAAACCCTATTTACCTTATTCGTGTATATGCAGCCAAAATGCTGATTGAGCATGCTATGAAGCATTATGGGTTAAGTCATTCAGACTTTAATATGCCAAGTGATTTATTTAATTATGAATTAAAACTAATGCCCTTACGTGATTTTGAAGCTTTACTTTGTAAGATAGAAGATTTAACTCAAGACCCAGCTTATACAGCCAAATTATCGCAATCCACTAACTTGAAACAGTTTGGCCCTTTCGTGCAATTAATCGCAAGCTCAACCAATCTTGGTATGGCAATTAAACGAGTTAATACTGTTCATAATGCGATTCAATCTGGGGTTCAAGTAAATATGTTACTTAGTGGCTCAATAGCTAAGTGGCGTTTTTTAAGCCAACAACTCTACCTCAAGCACGCATCCATGAAAGCATTCTTGCTGCCGGGTCTTTTTTACGTTTGCTGA
- a CDS encoding baseplate J/gp47 family protein: MPYSVPTLRQLIETGLIDIESSLDEVLPKFGIEQALNVSVSGSVRDLYDYITFVVRQIIPTTESEDQTIIDTARYEGIVQKLATYAVGPVTLTGNTSVPIGTKLSHQNGQVYTVTFANPPSSGTVVVTVQADEVGVDGNLVSGEILTLVSAVPGIQTNGISNGIIGGAEDESIASVLDRLLFRKRNPPMGGAVYDYVAWCREVPGVSRAWAVDFYQGGSTVGYAFVFDEREDILPTYSDYVAMNSYIFRHPDPSTGSNVGRPAGIEVIAIQLTLKTIDIDVIISPDTPDNRTAVERSIRSFTQTLSPGQTMYKNSLGTAIGSTPGIDNYTIDLAADVPAQTEELNTIGAIIWGTL; this comes from the coding sequence ATGCCTTATAGTGTTCCTACTCTTAGACAGCTCATTGAAACGGGTTTAATTGATATTGAATCATCGTTAGATGAAGTGCTACCAAAGTTCGGAATTGAGCAAGCGCTTAATGTTTCTGTAAGCGGAAGTGTGCGTGATTTATACGACTACATTACCTTTGTTGTTCGACAAATTATTCCAACTACAGAGTCAGAAGACCAAACGATTATTGATACCGCTCGTTATGAAGGTATTGTTCAAAAATTGGCAACTTATGCGGTTGGTCCTGTCACTTTAACTGGTAATACATCGGTTCCTATTGGCACGAAATTAAGCCATCAAAACGGTCAAGTTTATACGGTTACTTTTGCTAATCCGCCATCAAGTGGAACGGTTGTTGTTACGGTTCAAGCCGATGAAGTTGGTGTTGATGGTAACTTGGTTTCAGGCGAAATATTAACCTTGGTTTCTGCGGTTCCTGGTATTCAAACAAATGGTATTTCAAACGGCATTATTGGTGGTGCAGAAGATGAGTCAATCGCCTCAGTTTTAGACCGATTATTGTTTAGAAAACGTAATCCGCCAATGGGTGGTGCTGTGTACGATTACGTTGCTTGGTGTCGTGAAGTTCCGGGCGTAAGTCGTGCATGGGCTGTAGACTTTTATCAAGGCGGTTCCACCGTTGGTTATGCGTTTGTTTTTGATGAAAGAGAGGATATTTTACCAACCTATTCCGATTATGTAGCGATGAATAGTTACATATTTCGTCATCCTGACCCATCAACAGGATCTAACGTTGGTAGGCCAGCAGGAATTGAAGTAATAGCAATTCAATTAACGTTAAAAACTATCGATATTGATGTAATTATTTCTCCAGATACGCCCGATAATAGAACCGCTGTCGAGCGGAGTATTCGCTCTTTTACACAAACGTTAAGTCCAGGGCAAACTATGTATAAAAACAGTCTTGGAACCGCCATTGGTTCTACGCCTGGTATTGATAATTATACGATCGATTTAGCTGCTGATGTTCCTGCTCAAACTGAGGAATTAAACACAATAGGAGCCATCATATGGGGCACTCTATAG
- the bcsG gene encoding cellulose biosynthesis protein BcsG, giving the protein MNTRSSQHTLNGLGWWNIYFIIKIGLFLQGIIDFHPIENFALVAFLLIPIRHKILNVIRQCLAIPFGLWLMHYDSFLPPLDRLWSQMGQLLQFNLSYLIELASRFVSLETLLGLFVLVFAYYFLNQIFRISVFVVITLIAISLPSDLFSSQPNAVANVSQQPEIAETAQISDHQVNETGPVNDAVLNNAKELFFRNEAQRRVSFPTTSPSTDFDLLFLSICSVAWDDIEIAGLESHPLFKEFDVMFDNFSAATSYSGPAVIRLLRASCGQESHPELFKAPASKQCFLFDNLAKLGFQENLLLNHDGKFDDFLGLLKEDGDLKAPLMSQAGLTQYQSAFDGSPIYRDKDVLNRWLDKREKSQDGPTVALYNTISLHDGNRIIKASGKVGLVSYKLRLKNLLDDLYDFFQELKASNRNIVVMLVPEHGAGMRGDKMQIAGMREIPSATIVHTPVGMKIFGQGMTRVGSTAHISAPSSYLAVSTLVSRIIEEDIYATKTFNTAELVKDLPTTKMVAQNSGTTVMEYNKKPYVSLDGTTWSEYPTK; this is encoded by the coding sequence ATGAATACACGCTCATCCCAACACACATTGAATGGCCTTGGCTGGTGGAATATTTATTTCATAATAAAAATTGGGCTGTTCTTACAAGGTATCATCGATTTTCATCCAATCGAAAACTTTGCATTAGTAGCATTTTTACTGATCCCAATACGCCATAAAATACTAAATGTAATTCGTCAGTGTCTAGCTATACCCTTTGGATTATGGCTAATGCATTATGATTCATTTTTACCTCCGTTAGATCGTCTATGGAGTCAAATGGGTCAATTATTACAATTCAATCTCAGCTATTTAATTGAATTAGCCTCACGATTTGTCTCGTTAGAAACACTACTTGGTTTATTTGTATTAGTTTTCGCTTATTATTTTTTAAATCAAATATTCCGTATCTCTGTATTTGTTGTCATTACTTTGATCGCGATAAGTCTTCCTTCTGATTTATTCAGTAGCCAACCAAATGCAGTGGCTAACGTTTCTCAACAGCCAGAGATCGCAGAAACTGCGCAAATTTCCGATCATCAAGTGAATGAAACTGGCCCCGTAAATGATGCTGTATTAAATAATGCAAAAGAGCTGTTTTTTAGAAACGAAGCACAACGTAGAGTCAGCTTTCCAACCACATCACCATCGACTGATTTTGATCTTCTTTTCTTAAGCATTTGCTCTGTCGCTTGGGATGATATTGAAATTGCAGGCTTAGAAAGCCATCCTCTATTTAAAGAGTTTGATGTTATGTTTGATAATTTCAGCGCAGCGACCTCTTATAGTGGTCCTGCGGTTATTCGTCTATTAAGAGCCAGTTGTGGACAAGAATCACATCCAGAATTATTCAAAGCTCCAGCATCGAAACAGTGCTTCTTATTTGATAACTTGGCGAAACTTGGATTCCAAGAAAACCTTTTATTAAACCACGATGGTAAATTTGATGACTTCCTTGGTTTATTAAAAGAAGATGGTGATCTAAAAGCACCTTTAATGTCTCAAGCAGGATTAACTCAGTATCAATCTGCATTTGATGGCTCGCCGATTTATCGAGATAAAGATGTATTAAACCGTTGGCTAGATAAGCGTGAAAAATCACAAGATGGACCTACAGTTGCACTGTACAACACCATATCTCTACATGATGGTAACCGTATCATTAAGGCCAGTGGTAAAGTCGGCCTAGTCAGTTACAAACTGCGATTAAAAAATCTATTAGATGATTTATATGACTTCTTCCAAGAACTCAAAGCATCAAATCGTAATATTGTCGTAATGTTAGTTCCCGAACATGGTGCTGGTATGCGTGGAGATAAAATGCAAATTGCAGGTATGCGTGAAATTCCATCAGCAACCATTGTGCATACTCCTGTTGGAATGAAAATTTTCGGCCAAGGTATGACACGAGTGGGTAGTACCGCACATATCTCTGCTCCATCAAGCTACTTAGCGGTATCGACATTAGTAAGCCGTATTATTGAAGAAGACATATACGCAACGAAAACATTTAATACTGCAGAGTTAGTAAAAGACCTACCTACAACAAAAATGGTAGCGCAAAACTCTGGGACTACCGTTATGGAATACAATAAGAAACCTTATGTGTCCCTTGATGGAACCACTTGGTCTGAGTACCCAACAAAATAA
- a CDS encoding YhcH/YjgK/YiaL family protein: MFIGKWSEDIQGADLHPVIIEIIQYVKEQTEQNTSVGNYPLPHDESVYFIVDDKTELKENRRSEIHHKYLDVQLLLEGSETFGYSEYPLISIEDDYLEDKDIAFSNDVKDEQFVTLGKGEFIIFNPKQPHRPLVAVNDTPAAVKKLIIKVNSALLV; this comes from the coding sequence GTGTTTATAGGTAAGTGGAGTGAAGATATTCAAGGAGCAGATTTGCATCCTGTGATTATCGAAATTATTCAATATGTAAAAGAGCAAACTGAGCAGAATACATCGGTAGGGAATTACCCATTGCCTCATGATGAGTCGGTGTATTTTATTGTTGATGATAAAACGGAGTTAAAGGAAAACCGCCGCTCTGAAATTCATCACAAATACCTAGATGTACAACTATTATTAGAAGGTAGTGAGACGTTTGGCTACAGTGAGTATCCATTAATATCGATTGAAGACGATTACTTAGAAGATAAAGACATTGCTTTTAGTAATGATGTAAAAGATGAGCAATTTGTAACGCTAGGTAAAGGAGAGTTTATTATCTTTAACCCTAAGCAACCTCATCGTCCTCTTGTAGCGGTTAATGATACGCCAGCAGCAGTGAAGAAGTTAATCATTAAAGTGAATAGTGCATTGTTGGTGTAG
- a CDS encoding Ig-like domain-containing protein: MIKKLLKLKLILLVLTSLLLVSCKNDNGTNEDHSNISTITITPKEVPTQGISGYVLRPAQQLELIATAENRDNTTHDITKYVTWHSTFPEAAKMNGSTVVGIDIGEADISARYNGIESNDSIHIKVAYGKIKNLRITPAVTSISKMLPVQLNLTSVFRDHTTANISTRRWSSSNEDVASVSITGLVTPKKVGETTITARKGAKKATAKIIVTDAKLEKITIFPLKFMVPIGKKTHLTAIGTLSDHTTLKLNSSVTWKSEDEKIATVSNQGEITPKKIGRINITATKDGISGTSQLEVISAKIAKIMIEPTGKIETPLGREIQLTTSGILTDGRKVQNLATHIRLLPTNAATMRYEIGKPAVLVPLALGNATVITSLEGDKTASSTITVTPEVLERITIIPEGNTTSIPVNKTLQLTANGIFSNSNKPKNITNVAWDTTRYDIISLNNKGKIIPLKEGSADVIATKDSIQATVTITIESEE, encoded by the coding sequence ATGATTAAAAAACTTCTGAAATTAAAATTAATTTTATTAGTGCTCACTAGCTTACTGCTCGTCTCTTGTAAAAATGACAATGGCACTAACGAAGATCACTCCAATATTTCCACAATCACTATCACACCAAAAGAAGTGCCGACACAAGGTATCAGTGGTTACGTTCTAAGGCCCGCCCAACAACTAGAACTTATCGCTACGGCTGAAAACAGGGATAACACCACTCATGATATTACAAAATATGTAACATGGCATAGCACTTTCCCTGAAGCGGCCAAAATGAATGGCTCTACAGTTGTGGGAATTGATATTGGCGAAGCAGATATATCAGCACGCTATAATGGCATTGAAAGTAATGACTCAATACACATCAAAGTAGCCTATGGTAAAATTAAAAACCTTCGAATAACCCCTGCAGTAACATCAATATCAAAAATGCTCCCAGTGCAGCTAAATTTAACAAGCGTATTTAGAGATCATACGACAGCCAACATAAGTACTCGTAGATGGTCATCATCAAACGAAGACGTTGCGAGCGTATCAATAACAGGATTAGTTACACCTAAAAAAGTTGGTGAAACAACAATCACAGCAAGAAAAGGGGCAAAAAAAGCAACAGCAAAAATCATCGTTACAGATGCAAAGCTTGAAAAAATTACAATTTTCCCCTTAAAATTTATGGTACCGATCGGAAAAAAGACCCACCTAACGGCGATAGGTACACTTAGTGACCACACAACCTTAAAACTTAATTCATCAGTCACTTGGAAGTCAGAAGACGAGAAAATAGCAACGGTATCGAACCAAGGGGAAATAACCCCAAAAAAAATAGGCAGAATTAATATCACCGCAACCAAAGATGGTATAAGTGGAACATCACAACTTGAAGTGATATCAGCTAAAATAGCAAAAATAATGATAGAGCCCACTGGCAAGATTGAAACTCCACTAGGTCGTGAAATTCAATTAACCACTTCAGGAATATTGACTGACGGAAGAAAAGTACAAAATTTGGCAACACATATTAGACTTCTCCCAACCAATGCTGCAACGATGAGATATGAGATAGGCAAACCAGCAGTTCTAGTTCCTCTTGCCCTCGGAAACGCAACTGTTATCACAAGTTTAGAGGGTGATAAAACCGCTAGCTCAACGATAACTGTAACCCCTGAAGTATTAGAAAGAATTACAATAATACCAGAAGGAAATACGACTTCTATACCAGTTAATAAAACGCTCCAACTAACCGCAAATGGGATTTTCTCAAACTCTAACAAACCGAAAAACATTACGAATGTAGCTTGGGACACAACAAGATACGATATTATATCCCTTAATAATAAAGGTAAAATCATACCATTGAAAGAAGGCTCCGCAGACGTTATCGCTACAAAAGACTCTATTCAGGCTACAGTAACAATAACAATTGAATCGGAAGAATAG
- the bcsQ gene encoding cellulose biosynthesis protein BcsQ yields the protein MKRIIITGIRGGVGATTVAANLIQALKLNDESVHIIDVRPENLMRFHFAMDLSVQDGWAKRWLNGESWKNAAYISPNSLSFIPYGGLTLDERLTFEQKLMSTSEGLLDIFPIQPELENMWQIILLPAVHELNEHYDELLASADMVLCIAKPDIQNYAYIQQNVFFRRFIERYQPYYLINGYQPQSDCSAARSMNNKS from the coding sequence ATGAAAAGAATAATAATAACGGGTATTCGTGGTGGTGTCGGAGCGACAACTGTTGCTGCTAATTTAATCCAAGCATTAAAGTTAAATGATGAAAGTGTCCATATTATTGATGTTCGTCCTGAAAATTTAATGCGGTTTCATTTTGCTATGGATTTGTCAGTGCAAGATGGTTGGGCTAAGAGATGGCTTAACGGTGAATCATGGAAAAATGCAGCATACATAAGCCCAAATTCTCTTTCATTTATTCCTTATGGTGGATTAACGTTAGATGAAAGGCTTACATTTGAACAAAAGTTGATGAGCACATCTGAAGGTCTGTTGGATATATTTCCTATTCAACCTGAGCTTGAGAATATGTGGCAAATTATCTTACTACCAGCTGTGCATGAGCTTAATGAGCATTATGACGAATTATTAGCTAGTGCTGATATGGTGTTGTGCATCGCAAAGCCTGACATACAAAATTATGCATATATTCAGCAGAACGTTTTTTTTCGTCGATTTATAGAACGTTATCAACCTTATTACTTAATTAATGGTTATCAACCTCAAAGCGATTGTAGCGCGGCGCGTAGTATGAACAATAAAAGCTAG
- a CDS encoding phage GP46 family protein has protein sequence MSARIVYDSAGVMIESGSVQDDSLTALVFISMFTDARAEDSDVLPDNSNDRRGWPGDTFYDEPWGSRLWLLYREKLTTDVRNRAVKYTEDCLSWMLVESGDGVTAKSITVTGSIPQYQVLALTVVITKPDDSVITLTVSKQWDIQYAL, from the coding sequence ATGAGCGCACGCATCGTTTATGACAGCGCAGGTGTAATGATAGAGAGCGGAAGTGTTCAAGATGACTCACTTACCGCTCTTGTTTTTATCTCTATGTTTACCGATGCTAGAGCTGAAGATTCAGATGTATTACCAGATAATTCTAACGACCGTCGCGGTTGGCCTGGCGATACATTTTATGACGAACCATGGGGCTCTCGCCTATGGCTTCTTTACCGCGAAAAACTCACCACTGATGTTCGTAACCGTGCCGTTAAATACACTGAAGACTGTTTGTCTTGGATGCTTGTAGAGAGTGGTGATGGCGTTACTGCAAAATCAATTACAGTAACGGGTTCTATTCCTCAATATCAAGTTCTTGCCTTAACGGTGGTTATCACAAAACCAGATGATAGCGTCATTACACTGACTGTATCTAAACAATGGGATATTCAATATGCCTTATAG
- a CDS encoding phage baseplate assembly protein V, with protein sequence MNNRMIEKLLAPIRRRLSLMVARGIVTLVNDGTKRQNIQVIGFADEVVDNMERFQNYGLTSVPPKSSEVVAVATSGLRSGLVAVSVEDKECRPKNLEELAVMLYHLEGHGITLSKDGKIHISSTDVILEASNSFTIISPETLIQGPLHVTGGISTDLGMFANSGITSNGIITGSDLSAGNFSYLGHYHNAGGSNTSPPIG encoded by the coding sequence ATGAACAATAGAATGATTGAAAAATTGTTGGCACCAATACGCCGTCGTTTAAGTTTAATGGTCGCACGAGGCATTGTAACGTTAGTTAATGATGGCACTAAACGACAAAACATTCAGGTTATCGGCTTTGCAGATGAAGTTGTCGATAATATGGAAAGGTTTCAGAACTACGGCCTAACCTCTGTACCACCAAAAAGCAGTGAAGTCGTTGCGGTGGCGACATCGGGATTGCGTTCTGGATTAGTTGCTGTTTCTGTAGAAGATAAAGAATGCAGACCTAAAAATCTGGAAGAGTTGGCCGTAATGCTTTACCATCTTGAAGGTCACGGCATCACTCTTTCCAAAGACGGTAAAATTCACATATCATCAACTGATGTTATTCTCGAAGCGTCAAACTCATTCACTATTATATCCCCAGAGACGTTAATTCAAGGCCCTCTGCATGTTACTGGCGGCATATCAACTGATTTAGGTATGTTTGCAAATAGTGGAATTACTTCAAATGGGATTATTACTGGTTCTGATTTATCAGCAGGTAACTTTTCTTATCTTGGTCACTATCACAATGCAGGAGGGTCAAATACTTCACCACCGATTGGGTAG
- a CDS encoding phage baseplate assembly protein, with the protein MDKVSLKINGAVYSGWTNVQITRALDAMSGSFELSLTWDLKNAIDKPINEGDSCVVELGTDRVITGFIDDWIPSYDESEVTIAVSGRDKTGDLVDCSVVGHSQFLNLTLSQIAIEICKPFNIKVVVDANVGEAFSRVSVEQGETCHELLTRLAKQRGIMLTSDVYGNLVLTKASNEVLPTALVLGENIKAARGRFSRRDRFSKFIVKATGYGGGNEWDSTAVTSVGGQKAEITDKQITRYRPKIIINDEISTAEGASKRGQWERQRSIGESNTSEITVTGWRMQEGGKLWETNKLVTVKDPIQGLDGNLLIKTIMFSEDDSGRLTVIGVIPREAMDIPVSIEKETQVDAGWSGAVIER; encoded by the coding sequence ATGGATAAGGTGTCTTTGAAAATCAATGGTGCGGTATATTCTGGATGGACTAATGTTCAAATCACAAGAGCGCTTGATGCTATGTCGGGAAGTTTTGAGTTAAGTCTAACTTGGGATTTAAAGAACGCCATTGATAAGCCAATTAATGAAGGCGATAGCTGCGTGGTTGAGTTAGGTACTGACCGAGTGATTACAGGCTTTATTGATGATTGGATCCCAAGCTATGACGAATCTGAAGTCACCATCGCAGTAAGTGGCCGTGATAAAACGGGAGACTTGGTGGATTGCTCTGTGGTTGGTCACTCTCAGTTTCTTAATTTAACCTTATCTCAAATCGCCATCGAAATATGCAAGCCCTTTAATATTAAAGTTGTGGTCGATGCAAATGTGGGTGAAGCGTTTAGTCGCGTTTCTGTAGAGCAAGGTGAAACATGTCACGAGCTGCTTACTCGCTTAGCAAAGCAACGTGGCATTATGCTAACCAGTGATGTTTACGGAAACTTAGTGCTGACTAAAGCAAGCAATGAAGTGCTACCAACTGCGCTTGTGTTAGGTGAAAACATCAAAGCAGCGCGTGGGCGATTCTCTCGACGTGATCGCTTTAGTAAGTTCATCGTTAAAGCGACGGGTTATGGTGGAGGTAATGAGTGGGACAGTACGGCAGTTACTTCAGTTGGTGGTCAAAAAGCTGAAATCACCGATAAACAGATTACTCGATACCGTCCTAAAATCATTATTAATGACGAAATATCAACAGCTGAAGGTGCGAGCAAGCGCGGACAGTGGGAACGTCAACGTAGCATTGGCGAGTCAAATACTTCTGAGATAACCGTAACAGGTTGGAGAATGCAGGAAGGCGGTAAGCTTTGGGAAACCAATAAACTGGTTACGGTTAAAGATCCAATTCAAGGTCTTGATGGTAATTTATTAATTAAGACGATCATGTTTAGTGAAGATGATTCTGGACGATTAACCGTGATAGGTGTTATTCCACGTGAAGCGATGGACATTCCTGTATCAATTGAAAAAGAAACACAAGTAGACGCTGGATGGTCTGGCGCAGTAATTGAACGTTAA
- a CDS encoding putative phage tail protein, producing MGHSIAAWTSALQQQMPRGLAWPTDTSGNLYKYVSGYAPRLQRVEEKATGLLSEMRPETMVESLEEWEAYLGLPECFVQYRTFEDRRNAVIEKYHRKGGLQAWNIEELAAKLGFDISVDEVYPHHCLRDCTYPLYEESLRHVIQITVYGITQTYSTCLDDVLTPIASSNNAAILECTLNKFKLAGKYYNFIYPQEDA from the coding sequence ATGGGGCACTCTATAGCAGCATGGACAAGTGCGCTTCAACAGCAAATGCCACGTGGTTTAGCTTGGCCTACGGATACGTCAGGAAACCTATATAAATATGTTTCTGGATACGCACCAAGACTGCAAAGAGTAGAAGAGAAAGCCACGGGATTGCTTTCTGAAATGCGACCAGAAACCATGGTTGAATCACTCGAAGAATGGGAAGCATATTTAGGCCTTCCTGAGTGCTTTGTTCAGTATCGAACGTTTGAAGATAGACGTAACGCAGTTATAGAAAAATACCATCGTAAAGGCGGCTTGCAAGCGTGGAACATTGAAGAACTGGCCGCTAAGTTAGGCTTTGATATTTCAGTTGATGAGGTGTATCCACATCATTGTCTACGTGATTGCACTTACCCACTTTATGAAGAGAGTTTAAGGCATGTAATTCAAATTACTGTATATGGAATTACTCAAACTTATTCGACGTGTTTGGATGATGTTTTAACACCAATAGCATCATCAAATAACGCCGCTATTCTTGAATGTACATTGAACAAATTCAAGTTAGCAGGCAAGTACTACAACTTTATTTATCCACAAGAGGACGCATAA
- the bcsE gene encoding cellulose biosynthesis protein BcsE, which produces MPQTPKETDIKGKKLKSSIYISTFSNRTLLINNVNKLMINEKQNSFICFSTLESFTKSLNDKFIHLFKSTLNKYCENIFFAKNKSITSLISLTNDITRLQTKKHSTITITIPDNIFTTKSESDVIFFIKKLNEWSIKTTSTINLFVYGRDTHLIKKSITQNPNLCVGYANYQSIDKNTYLEHVYYWGLNTGMNGESETYHSLHNNSATNYNIKHPHSLSSSANLDDEDTVYIAKTAIEYGNKIPDTMICASTNVELVNSLTSVSKAAIVLSCSEQNDVSELGMQAFQLRQRYGQQIKIIIKEMKPCLRYADEMYLLQAGINLIVHFGTRFSRMQSGIEMLKGQIFTRPLPSSIEELLSFHVETIAVKGFVDFNSFIYYTKTFLSQLETSQTQFALIKLERLPNIKIANYLSMCSIQREGDIMTITNNSMYLFLQGVRINDLATALHNIFKLPIQDIFISETSLTSIGRIEHELHHIEQNGLTIDNITLIENKEKEPLSAIPQQASLAVHKPLDF; this is translated from the coding sequence ATGCCACAAACTCCAAAAGAGACTGATATAAAAGGGAAAAAATTAAAGTCTAGTATATACATATCTACTTTTAGCAATCGAACTCTGCTAATCAACAATGTTAATAAGTTGATGATAAATGAAAAACAAAATAGCTTTATTTGTTTTTCCACACTGGAATCATTCACGAAATCATTGAATGATAAGTTTATACATTTATTTAAATCCACTTTAAATAAATATTGTGAAAACATATTTTTCGCAAAAAATAAAAGCATTACCTCATTGATATCATTAACTAATGACATTACAAGATTGCAAACTAAAAAACATAGCACCATAACAATTACGATCCCAGACAACATTTTTACAACAAAAAGTGAGTCAGATGTTATATTCTTTATAAAAAAGCTAAACGAATGGTCAATTAAAACCACGTCTACAATAAACTTGTTTGTTTATGGTCGAGATACACACTTAATAAAAAAATCAATTACACAAAATCCTAATCTTTGTGTTGGTTACGCTAATTACCAAAGCATTGATAAAAATACGTATTTAGAGCACGTATATTATTGGGGATTAAATACAGGAATGAATGGAGAAAGCGAAACCTACCATTCACTCCACAACAATAGCGCAACAAATTACAACATAAAACATCCGCATTCATTATCATCATCAGCTAATCTTGACGATGAAGATACTGTTTATATTGCAAAAACCGCCATTGAATACGGTAATAAAATACCCGACACCATGATCTGTGCCTCTACAAATGTTGAACTAGTCAACAGTCTAACTAGCGTGTCAAAGGCTGCTATTGTATTAAGTTGCTCAGAGCAAAATGATGTATCTGAATTAGGTATGCAGGCGTTTCAATTACGTCAACGATATGGACAACAGATCAAAATCATTATTAAAGAGATGAAACCATGCCTACGTTACGCTGATGAAATGTATTTACTGCAAGCAGGCATTAACCTAATTGTTCATTTTGGAACTCGTTTTTCTAGAATGCAAAGCGGTATTGAGATGTTAAAGGGCCAAATATTCACTCGCCCGTTACCGAGCTCTATTGAAGAATTACTAAGCTTTCATGTTGAAACTATCGCCGTTAAGGGCTTTGTTGATTTCAATAGTTTTATCTACTATACCAAAACCTTCTTATCACAATTAGAAACGTCACAAACACAATTTGCGTTAATCAAACTCGAACGTCTTCCAAATATTAAAATCGCGAATTATCTATCAATGTGTAGTATCCAAAGAGAAGGGGATATTATGACCATCACTAATAACTCTATGTACCTGTTTTTACAAGGAGTCCGCATTAATGATCTTGCGACGGCACTACACAATATTTTTAAATTGCCAATTCAAGATATCTTCATTAGTGAAACGAGTTTGACCTCAATAGGTAGAATTGAGCATGAGTTACATCATATTGAACAAAATGGCCTTACTATCGACAATATAACTTTAATCGAAAATAAAGAAAAAGAGCCATTATCAGCAATCCCACAACAAGCATCTCTTGCTGTACATAAACCGTTGGATTTTTAA